The following are encoded together in the Azospirillum lipoferum 4B genome:
- a CDS encoding tetratricopeptide repeat protein, which yields MDSGDLKAHVDAAESAWLDDRDADVDAHRQAATAMLADADPTDPAVIAAGLRLAWLDSERLIDDARASGDWAAALDHVTRALTRFGDHQVAPIDAALLHLALFCCERSRDDRWHDPALDGLERAEALLSNQDDSLPRCRFAWARSWSYRGHTHRTQDTPSALAAAVESFDRAIALREPLDLARPAYRDALATAWTNRGDALQAQGTPSALAAAVESYDRAIAIREPLDLARPDHRHALAGAWTNRGLALEAQGTPSALAAAVESYDRAIALREPLDLARSNHRHALAAAWTNRGNALAAQGTPSALAAAVASYDRAIALGERLDLARPDHRHALAAAWTNRGIALAAQGTPSALAAAVASYDRAIALREPLDLARPDHRDSLAAAWNGRGNALWAQGTPSALAAAVESYDRDIALREPLDLARPAYRDALAAAWTNRGNALWAQGTPSALAAAVESYDSAIALREPLDLARPAYRDALATAWTNRGIALAAQGTPSALAAAVESYDSAIALREPLDLARPAYRDALASAWTKRGNALRAQGTPSALAAAVESYNRAIHLLNATELITAGQRTTLGGAQCNLGHALSGLGRQSDAHRAYCASLDTLRPSVAGEQLEIKGAEFFCNASIGFLLIAVPDGADRDATDVGDDALEVLRRLEWQGAQVWRSKRERLFDMTIRAYIDSGRPQFVPELVIDHLDPTNPGAAPDSPRMQQAAVEGLAAALAAVMASGRDGGGAMAQPMSRILGARQRLDVVWTLYFGGTADGAALRAMAAERRGDPAEADRILGAFLSERPTDAAGHLHRAGILIARRRIGDGIASLWTGAGLLLGATLPAARPVMDTVIGLAAAVWRLEFATALPAMSARDVRGRGAEAGRWLRDAIARLDGALREHAPLDGAEIDRRVKSLMEVAWEQEPRLEEHAGALAAEARLHDGGVAGRSRASWVALCRDDALRQLLDALTGAIDATRTLPLGLGDVRAILRAALTENRRILDRAVFRPDERERLLAEMAEGLSSRLQSDMARVDRAELVDGEAVARGRLGALWDGALTDDERRLLAEAGQLLQEPALARLVPFSLGKAVERMLHARLMEPARDLVRAGAARIGTDAAPNSREANAAAFLAGRTTLTLGQLVGIFQRAVSLADGGADATFAPLVAHLRALPRADLLFPADAARRKRRIDALGRFIGLRNEAAHYQGEPDDPRGDADDAADSWAIIVGRGPGDEDAFVTYFCGACAPPPATASAQRPPFEPNP from the coding sequence ATGGACTCGGGTGATCTGAAGGCGCATGTCGACGCCGCCGAGTCCGCCTGGCTCGACGACCGCGACGCGGACGTCGACGCCCACCGGCAGGCCGCCACGGCCATGCTGGCCGACGCCGACCCGACCGACCCGGCGGTGATCGCGGCGGGGCTCCGGCTGGCCTGGCTCGACAGCGAACGGCTGATCGATGACGCCAGGGCGTCCGGTGACTGGGCCGCCGCCCTCGATCACGTCACACGCGCGCTGACACGTTTCGGAGACCACCAGGTCGCCCCGATCGACGCGGCCCTCCTCCATCTGGCCCTGTTCTGTTGCGAGCGATCACGAGACGACCGGTGGCACGATCCGGCGCTCGATGGCCTCGAACGGGCCGAGGCCCTTCTTTCCAATCAGGACGACTCGCTCCCCCGCTGCCGCTTCGCCTGGGCGCGGTCGTGGAGCTACCGTGGTCACACACACAGAACGCAGGACACGCCGTCGGCGTTGGCGGCGGCAGTGGAGTCGTTCGACCGCGCCATCGCGCTTCGCGAGCCGCTCGACCTCGCCCGGCCGGCCTATCGCGATGCCCTGGCGACGGCGTGGACCAACCGCGGCGATGCCCTTCAGGCGCAGGGCACGCCGTCGGCGCTGGCGGCGGCGGTGGAGTCGTACGACCGCGCCATCGCGATCCGCGAGCCGCTCGACCTCGCCCGGCCGGACCACCGCCATGCCCTGGCAGGTGCGTGGACCAACCGCGGCCTTGCCCTTGAGGCGCAGGGCACGCCGTCGGCGCTGGCGGCGGCGGTGGAGTCGTACGACCGCGCCATCGCGCTTCGCGAACCGCTCGACCTCGCCCGGTCGAACCACCGCCATGCCCTGGCGGCAGCGTGGACCAACCGCGGCAATGCCCTTGCGGCGCAGGGCACGCCATCGGCGCTGGCGGCGGCGGTGGCGTCGTACGACCGCGCCATCGCGCTTGGCGAGCGGCTCGACCTCGCCCGGCCGGACCACCGCCATGCCCTGGCAGCAGCGTGGACCAACCGCGGCATTGCCCTTGCGGCGCAGGGCACGCCGTCGGCGCTGGCAGCGGCGGTGGCGTCGTACGACCGCGCCATCGCGCTTCGCGAGCCGCTCGACCTCGCCCGGCCGGACCACCGCGATTCCCTGGCGGCGGCGTGGAACGGCCGCGGCAATGCCCTTTGGGCGCAGGGCACGCCGTCGGCGCTGGCGGCGGCGGTGGAGTCGTACGACCGCGACATCGCGCTTCGCGAGCCGCTCGACCTCGCCCGGCCGGCCTACCGCGATGCCCTGGCGGCGGCGTGGACCAACCGCGGCAATGCCCTTTGGGCGCAAGGCACGCCGTCGGCGCTGGCGGCGGCGGTGGAGTCGTACGACAGCGCCATCGCGCTTCGCGAGCCGCTCGACCTCGCCCGGCCGGCCTATCGCGATGCCCTGGCGACGGCGTGGACCAACCGCGGCATTGCCCTTGCGGCGCAGGGCACGCCGTCGGCGCTGGCGGCGGCGGTGGAGTCGTACGACAGCGCCATCGCGCTTCGCGAGCCGCTCGACCTCGCCCGGCCAGCCTACCGCGATGCCCTGGCGTCGGCGTGGACCAAACGCGGCAATGCCCTTCGGGCGCAGGGCACGCCGTCGGCGCTGGCGGCAGCGGTGGAGTCGTACAACCGTGCGATCCATCTCCTCAACGCCACCGAACTTATCACCGCAGGCCAGCGAACGACGCTTGGGGGCGCCCAATGCAACCTTGGCCACGCGCTGTCGGGGCTTGGCCGCCAATCCGATGCCCACCGTGCCTACTGTGCGAGCCTCGATACCCTGCGGCCGTCGGTTGCGGGCGAACAACTCGAAATCAAAGGCGCCGAGTTCTTCTGCAACGCCTCGATCGGGTTCCTTTTGATCGCCGTGCCGGATGGCGCCGACCGCGACGCGACCGATGTGGGGGATGACGCGCTGGAAGTGCTGCGGCGGCTGGAATGGCAGGGTGCGCAGGTCTGGCGGAGCAAGCGGGAACGATTGTTCGACATGACCATCCGGGCCTACATCGACTCAGGCCGGCCGCAGTTCGTGCCGGAGCTGGTGATCGACCATCTCGATCCGACCAACCCCGGCGCGGCGCCGGACTCCCCGCGGATGCAGCAGGCGGCGGTAGAGGGGCTGGCGGCGGCGCTGGCGGCGGTCATGGCGTCCGGCAGGGATGGCGGCGGTGCGATGGCGCAGCCGATGTCCCGCATCCTCGGTGCCCGGCAGCGGCTGGACGTCGTCTGGACGCTGTATTTCGGCGGCACCGCGGACGGCGCCGCTCTTCGGGCCATGGCCGCGGAGCGCCGGGGCGACCCCGCGGAGGCGGACCGGATCCTGGGGGCGTTCCTGTCCGAACGGCCGACGGACGCCGCCGGCCATCTGCATCGCGCCGGCATTCTGATCGCCCGACGGCGGATCGGGGACGGCATCGCAAGCCTGTGGACCGGTGCGGGGCTTCTGCTGGGGGCCACGCTCCCCGCGGCCCGTCCGGTGATGGACACCGTCATCGGTCTGGCGGCCGCCGTCTGGCGGCTGGAGTTCGCGACGGCCTTGCCCGCCATGTCCGCCCGGGACGTGCGTGGCCGCGGGGCGGAGGCCGGGCGCTGGCTGCGCGACGCCATCGCGCGCCTGGACGGCGCCTTGCGGGAACACGCGCCGCTCGACGGCGCGGAGATCGACCGGCGCGTCAAATCCCTGATGGAGGTCGCCTGGGAGCAGGAGCCCCGGCTGGAGGAGCACGCCGGGGCCTTGGCCGCCGAGGCCCGTCTGCACGACGGCGGTGTCGCGGGCCGGAGCCGCGCGTCCTGGGTCGCCCTGTGCCGTGACGACGCCTTGAGGCAACTGCTGGACGCGCTGACCGGGGCGATCGACGCGACAAGAACGCTTCCCCTCGGCCTTGGCGACGTGCGAGCGATCCTGCGGGCGGCGCTGACGGAGAACCGCCGGATCCTCGACCGGGCCGTGTTTCGCCCGGACGAGCGGGAGCGTTTGTTGGCGGAGATGGCGGAGGGCCTGTCATCGCGCCTGCAATCCGACATGGCACGCGTCGACAGGGCCGAACTGGTGGATGGAGAGGCGGTGGCCCGCGGCCGGCTGGGCGCGCTGTGGGACGGGGCGCTCACCGACGACGAGCGGCGCCTGCTTGCCGAAGCCGGCCAGCTTCTCCAGGAACCGGCGCTGGCGCGGCTCGTGCCGTTCAGCCTGGGGAAGGCCGTCGAGCGGATGCTGCACGCGCGGCTGATGGAACCCGCGCGCGACCTCGTCCGCGCGGGCGCCGCCCGCATCGGGACGGATGCCGCGCCGAACAGCCGGGAGGCGAACGCCGCGGCCTTCCTGGCCGGGCGGACGACGCTGACGCTGGGGCAACTCGTGGGCATCTTCCAAAGGGCGGTGTCGCTTGCGGATGGTGGCGCCGATGCGACCTTCGCGCCGCTGGTCGCCCATCTGCGTGCGCTGCCCCGCGCCGACCTTCTGTTCCCGGCCGACGCCGCGCGGCGGAAGCGCCGGATCGACGCCCTCGGGCGGTTCATCGGGCTGCGCAACGAGGCCGCGCATTACCAGGGGGAGCCCGACGACCCACGCGGCGACGCCGACGATGCGGCGGACAGCTGGGCCATCATCGTCGGCCGCGGGCCGGGGGATGAGGACGCCTTCGTGACCTATTTCTGCGGCGCCTGTGCGCCTCCCCCCGCCACCGCAAGCGCCCAGCGACCGCCTTTCGAGCCGAACCCATGA